The proteins below come from a single Nitrosospira sp. Is2 genomic window:
- the smbP gene encoding small metal-binding protein SmbP — translation MRNLGATFAMSSLAFFLSVPAIAGEDPMASALEHAARAKAHGDDGRMKKLLEHAEESLRHARASEKRHAAQRAQMAQAVKNLEQAIENGKAGRDRVANKHMGEALVRIRKSTSD, via the coding sequence ATGAGAAATCTAGGGGCGACTTTTGCAATGAGCAGCTTGGCATTTTTTCTCAGTGTTCCGGCTATCGCCGGCGAGGATCCCATGGCTTCTGCGCTTGAGCATGCTGCAAGGGCGAAGGCACACGGAGACGACGGCCGCATGAAAAAATTGCTGGAGCACGCCGAGGAAAGTCTAAGGCATGCTAGGGCATCCGAAAAGCGGCACGCGGCACAGCGCGCCCAGATGGCGCAAGCAGTCAAGAACCTGGAGCAGGCGATCGAAAATGGCAAAGCAGGACGTGATCGCGTCGCCAATAAACACATGGGCGAAGCGCTGGTGCGAATACGAAAGTCCACATCAGACTAG
- a CDS encoding type I secretion system permease/ATPase codes for MARRQVAQNEIAEVLSSFKATFRTIGVFSAIINVLMLVPALYMLQVYDRVLASRNETTLLMLTLIVLAAYLVMSSLEFIRSFVLIRVGAQLDMKMNKRIYEAAFEQNLKRPGGSAGQALQDLTNIRQFLTGNGPFAFFDAPWFPVYLIVIYLFDPVLGLFALSGTIVLVVLASVNEIVSRKPLAAASTMAIESANLASNNLRNAEVIAAMGMLPHLMSRWFKLHSRFLQLQAEASEKAGMIASGTKFVRTSMQSLILGLGALLVLDGRITPGMMIVASILMGRALSPVEQLIGVWKNWSNTRGAYQRLNELLQVNPVREGGMSLPKPLGHISVEAVTAAPPGVSSALLKNLSFAIFPGDVLGIIGPSGAGKSTLARLLVGIWPSMIGKVRLDGADVYLWNKAELGPHIGYLPQDIELFGGTVSENIARFGKIDPDEVVLAAKRAGVNDMILRFPQGYDTPLGDGGAGLAGGQKQRIGLARALYGDPALVVLDEPNSNLDETGESALVAAINDLRSRQKTVVMITHRPNILGATTKLLVLQEGVARSFGTRADVLAELTRQNQQLTQQTQPVKHEKSAAA; via the coding sequence ATGGCCAGACGCCAGGTTGCACAAAACGAGATTGCCGAAGTCCTCAGTAGCTTCAAGGCAACCTTCAGAACTATCGGGGTTTTCAGTGCCATCATCAACGTGTTGATGCTGGTACCGGCGCTCTACATGCTGCAGGTCTATGACAGAGTTCTTGCCAGCCGCAACGAAACAACGCTGTTGATGCTGACTCTGATAGTACTCGCTGCTTATCTGGTGATGAGCAGCCTTGAATTCATACGCAGCTTCGTGCTGATACGTGTCGGGGCGCAGCTCGACATGAAAATGAACAAACGCATTTACGAGGCGGCATTTGAGCAGAACCTGAAGCGTCCAGGCGGGAGCGCGGGTCAAGCCCTGCAGGATCTGACAAACATTCGCCAGTTCCTAACGGGTAACGGGCCATTCGCGTTTTTCGATGCCCCCTGGTTTCCTGTCTACCTGATCGTTATTTACCTGTTTGACCCAGTGCTGGGCTTGTTCGCGCTGAGCGGGACGATAGTGCTGGTCGTGCTGGCCTCAGTCAATGAAATAGTATCAAGAAAACCTCTTGCCGCGGCGAGCACCATGGCGATTGAGTCAGCCAATCTCGCCAGCAATAACCTGCGTAATGCAGAAGTGATCGCCGCCATGGGAATGCTGCCCCATCTAATGTCGCGTTGGTTCAAGTTGCACAGCCGCTTTTTGCAGTTACAGGCCGAAGCAAGTGAAAAAGCTGGAATGATTGCCTCAGGCACAAAGTTTGTCCGGACCTCGATGCAATCGCTGATATTGGGCTTGGGAGCGTTGCTTGTACTGGACGGCAGAATTACGCCTGGCATGATGATTGTCGCATCCATCCTGATGGGCCGCGCATTAAGCCCGGTCGAACAACTGATTGGCGTATGGAAAAACTGGAGCAATACGCGCGGGGCCTACCAGCGGCTCAACGAGTTGCTGCAGGTCAATCCGGTGCGGGAGGGCGGCATGTCGCTGCCCAAGCCTCTCGGGCACATCTCCGTTGAGGCGGTCACGGCCGCCCCTCCCGGTGTATCTTCGGCTCTTCTTAAAAATCTCAGTTTTGCCATTTTCCCCGGGGACGTGCTGGGCATCATCGGACCCAGCGGTGCGGGCAAATCCACCCTCGCCCGGTTGCTGGTCGGTATCTGGCCCTCGATGATTGGCAAAGTGCGCCTGGACGGGGCGGATGTCTACCTGTGGAATAAGGCTGAACTGGGGCCGCATATCGGGTATTTGCCGCAGGACATAGAACTGTTCGGCGGAACGGTCAGCGAAAATATTGCGCGCTTTGGCAAAATCGATCCGGATGAGGTAGTTTTGGCAGCAAAGCGTGCCGGCGTTAACGACATGATTTTGCGTTTCCCCCAGGGGTATGACACGCCGCTCGGCGACGGAGGTGCCGGTTTGGCTGGCGGGCAAAAGCAGCGTATCGGGCTGGCGCGCGCACTTTACGGCGATCCTGCGCTCGTTGTGCTGGATGAACCGAACTCCAATCTCGACGAAACCGGGGAATCGGCGTTGGTGGCGGCGATCAACGATCTACGCAGCCGACAAAAGACGGTCGTGATGATTACTCACCGGCCCAATATCTTAGGCGCCACGACGAAGCTGCTGGTTTTGCAGGAAGGGGTGGCACGCTCGTTTGGCACCCGCGCAGATGTTCTCGCCGAATTGACCAGGCAAAACCAGCAACTGACACAACAGACCCAACCGGTAAAGCATGAGAAATCAGCTGCAGCCTAA
- a CDS encoding HlyD family type I secretion periplasmic adaptor subunit, which yields MRNQLQPNPGEGIVLSPDELVSYNVDTNPRGYIRTGWWIVIAGVGGFLLWASLAPLDKGVPLSGTVTVSTSRKAVQHPTGGIVDAILVKEGDRVKAGQKLVHLNGVQASANAEMRRVQYFTARAAEARLIAERDGKGTIEFPAELFKEKDDPRVASNIRMQEHLWNSRRVAIKSELGALDESIIGLQLQTHGLEESRDNKKTQLEFLKEQLHGMRDLAKEGYVARNRLLELEQTYAQISSAISEDIGNIGRGQRQIAEFKLRRVQRQQEYQKEVRTQLSDVQREAEALANQLKGLDYDLSNVMVKAPVDGTVVGLSVFTVGGVIGPGVRMMDIVPSEDALDIEGQLPVHLIDKVHPDLPVELIFTAFNQNLTPHMPGVVTHVSADRLVDEKTGFPHYKIKVKIAPEGAEIISSLQIRPGMPVDLFVKTGERTMMNYILKPMLDHFKMSMTEE from the coding sequence ATGAGAAATCAGCTGCAGCCTAATCCGGGCGAGGGCATCGTCCTCTCTCCTGATGAGCTTGTTTCATACAACGTCGACACGAATCCGCGCGGTTATATTCGAACAGGATGGTGGATTGTCATTGCAGGGGTCGGCGGTTTCCTGCTGTGGGCATCCCTGGCGCCACTCGACAAGGGGGTGCCCCTGAGCGGCACAGTGACTGTTTCCACAAGCCGAAAAGCCGTACAGCATCCCACGGGTGGCATCGTGGATGCAATCCTGGTGAAAGAAGGCGACCGTGTGAAAGCAGGGCAAAAGCTGGTGCATTTGAACGGCGTGCAGGCAAGCGCAAATGCGGAAATGAGGCGCGTCCAGTATTTTACTGCGCGTGCAGCGGAAGCCCGCCTGATAGCGGAGCGCGACGGAAAGGGCACAATCGAATTCCCTGCAGAACTGTTCAAGGAAAAAGACGACCCGCGCGTCGCCAGCAACATAAGGATGCAGGAACACTTGTGGAATTCGCGAAGGGTGGCAATCAAAAGCGAATTGGGCGCCCTCGATGAAAGCATTATTGGTCTTCAACTTCAAACCCATGGATTGGAGGAATCACGGGATAACAAAAAGACGCAGCTTGAATTCCTGAAGGAACAGCTGCATGGAATGCGGGACCTGGCCAAAGAGGGGTATGTCGCGCGCAATCGCCTGCTCGAACTTGAGCAGACTTATGCTCAGATCAGTTCCGCGATATCCGAGGATATCGGGAATATCGGACGCGGGCAGCGGCAGATCGCGGAGTTCAAGCTTCGGCGCGTACAGCGTCAGCAGGAGTACCAGAAGGAGGTCCGTACCCAATTATCCGATGTACAGCGGGAAGCGGAGGCACTTGCCAATCAGCTGAAAGGACTGGATTACGATCTGTCCAACGTTATGGTGAAAGCGCCCGTCGACGGAACAGTGGTAGGGTTGTCGGTCTTTACGGTGGGCGGTGTAATCGGTCCTGGCGTCAGGATGATGGATATCGTACCCAGTGAAGATGCGCTGGATATCGAAGGACAGTTGCCTGTGCATCTCATCGACAAAGTCCATCCCGATCTCCCGGTAGAGCTGATATTTACGGCATTCAACCAGAACTTGACTCCACATATGCCAGGCGTGGTTACCCACGTCTCGGCGGACCGGCTTGTCGACGAAAAAACCGGCTTCCCCCACTACAAGATCAAAGTCAAGATTGCGCCTGAGGGAGCGGAAATTATTTCCAGTTTGCAGATCAGACCGGGTATGCCGGTAGACTTGTTCGTGAAAACAGGCGAGCGCACAATGATGAATTACATTTTGAAGCCAATGCTGGATCATTTCAAAATGTCAATGACAGAAGAATAA
- the smbP gene encoding small metal-binding protein SmbP: MRHIRATFAMSSLALFLSVPVMAHEDHTAEAIEHAAMAKAHGEDGHAKVLLKHAEDSLKHAKASEKQHEEQRRHMAESVKHLQEAITHAKAEHADVATNHVEEALKHMRKSTKE; the protein is encoded by the coding sequence ATGAGACATATACGAGCAACATTTGCTATGAGCAGCTTGGCACTTTTTCTGAGTGTTCCGGTTATGGCTCACGAGGATCACACGGCCGAGGCGATCGAGCATGCTGCAATGGCCAAGGCGCACGGAGAGGATGGCCATGCGAAGGTATTGCTAAAGCACGCCGAGGACAGCCTGAAGCATGCCAAGGCATCCGAAAAGCAGCACGAAGAACAGCGCCGGCACATGGCGGAATCGGTCAAGCACCTTCAGGAAGCAATTACCCATGCTAAAGCAGAGCATGCGGACGTTGCCACCAACCACGTTGAAGAAGCGCTAAAGCACATGCGAAAGTCCACTAAAGAGTAG
- a CDS encoding AAA family ATPase — translation MQLTRFLVTNFRSVENSNWVEVDKVTALIGVNESGKTNLLVPLWKLNPATGGEIQPASDYPKKHFGAIRQAPQNYCFITAEFETGPLAGELSRKAGITPEAAALVSVKRYFNGEYAVSFPQSEGFTGVDPSDVNSEVKKLIAGAMRSITDLAPSTQEHELKEIVLTKLNQMHDTLAEPRLSASDASEFKRELQFLIQEPDRRTTAVYSHVAELLDAIELITSEITSPGEGAADVTDIVLGALPKFVYYSEFGNLDSEIYLPHVVQNLQRNDLGSKEAAKARTLRVLFKFVGLEPGDILELGQDLRDARNNQREPTADEISEIALKKRERSILLQSAGAVLTEKFRNWWKQGDYKFRFDADGSHFRIWVSDDRRPEEVELESRSTGLQWFLSFYLVFLVESEGEHQRAILLLDEPGLSLHPLAQRNLSAFFDNLASFNRILYTTHSPFLIDAEHLGRARKVYISENGTTKATPDLRHVEKDPRQAGAAYVVHSALHLNVAESLLLGCQPVIVLGPSDQYYLSTIKTLLIGANKISPKRELVFAPSGGSKTAEVVASIITGRDEPLPKILLSGDEPGKRISQELKSGPYHGVEERVLSTDTYVGFTGSELEDLIPASFFAQVIDRWERNSEIPFADVVVSGKPLVGQVEAWAETQGVTLREGWKIEVAKRTKEVALKKGVSAFDHATTGRWVKLFQELLATRG, via the coding sequence ATGCAACTTACCCGATTTCTAGTCACCAATTTTCGCTCTGTCGAAAATAGCAATTGGGTTGAGGTGGATAAGGTTACTGCGCTGATCGGCGTGAATGAATCGGGGAAAACAAACCTTCTGGTTCCGCTCTGGAAGCTAAACCCGGCGACAGGGGGAGAAATTCAGCCGGCTTCTGACTATCCCAAGAAACATTTCGGCGCCATACGCCAAGCCCCGCAAAATTACTGCTTCATAACAGCGGAATTCGAGACTGGGCCCCTCGCAGGCGAACTCTCCCGGAAGGCGGGAATAACCCCGGAAGCGGCCGCGCTGGTATCTGTAAAACGGTACTTTAATGGGGAGTACGCCGTTTCTTTCCCCCAATCTGAAGGTTTTACCGGCGTAGACCCGTCAGACGTAAACTCGGAGGTAAAAAAACTGATTGCTGGTGCCATGAGAAGCATCACCGACTTGGCGCCGTCCACGCAAGAACATGAGTTGAAAGAAATTGTTCTCACAAAGTTGAATCAGATGCACGACACTCTCGCGGAGCCGCGTCTATCAGCGAGCGACGCTTCAGAATTTAAACGAGAGTTGCAATTCCTGATTCAGGAACCCGATAGAAGAACCACGGCAGTTTATAGTCACGTAGCGGAACTGCTGGATGCAATCGAACTGATAACCTCCGAAATTACGTCCCCGGGTGAAGGCGCCGCGGATGTAACAGATATCGTCCTCGGCGCACTGCCCAAATTCGTTTATTACTCCGAATTCGGCAACCTGGATTCTGAAATTTATCTTCCCCACGTTGTACAAAATCTTCAAAGAAACGACCTCGGCTCTAAAGAAGCAGCCAAAGCCCGAACCTTGCGCGTCCTGTTCAAATTCGTAGGGCTTGAGCCAGGCGACATACTGGAACTCGGTCAGGACCTACGGGATGCGCGCAACAACCAGCGTGAGCCCACCGCCGACGAGATCAGTGAGATTGCCCTGAAAAAAAGGGAGCGTTCGATACTGCTTCAATCCGCCGGGGCTGTCCTGACGGAAAAGTTCAGAAACTGGTGGAAGCAAGGAGATTACAAATTCCGCTTCGACGCGGATGGCAGTCACTTCCGGATATGGGTGTCCGACGACCGCCGCCCGGAGGAAGTGGAGCTTGAGAGCAGAAGCACCGGCCTTCAGTGGTTCCTTAGCTTTTATCTCGTATTTCTCGTGGAAAGCGAGGGCGAGCACCAACGTGCGATATTATTGCTGGATGAGCCTGGATTGTCACTGCACCCGCTGGCGCAAAGGAATCTGTCGGCCTTCTTCGATAATTTGGCCAGTTTCAACAGAATTCTTTACACAACCCATTCACCGTTTCTGATCGACGCGGAGCATCTGGGGCGAGCGCGCAAGGTCTATATATCCGAAAATGGCACGACCAAGGCGACGCCTGACCTACGCCATGTCGAAAAAGATCCCCGGCAGGCAGGTGCGGCCTACGTCGTACACTCCGCACTGCATCTGAACGTCGCGGAGAGTCTGCTGCTCGGCTGTCAACCTGTTATCGTCCTGGGTCCGTCCGATCAATATTATCTCTCGACCATCAAAACGCTGCTCATCGGCGCAAATAAAATCTCACCAAAGCGCGAACTGGTCTTTGCTCCGTCAGGCGGCAGCAAAACAGCAGAGGTAGTCGCTAGTATCATCACGGGGCGAGACGAGCCTTTGCCAAAAATACTTCTCAGTGGCGATGAGCCAGGAAAGCGGATCAGTCAGGAATTGAAATCAGGACCGTATCACGGCGTAGAGGAAAGGGTTTTATCAACGGACACTTATGTCGGCTTTACCGGCTCTGAACTCGAAGATTTAATACCCGCTTCATTCTTCGCTCAAGTGATCGACCGCTGGGAAAGAAATTCCGAGATTCCGTTTGCAGATGTGGTGGTTAGCGGCAAGCCGCTGGTTGGTCAGGTCGAAGCCTGGGCGGAAACCCAAGGAGTAACGTTACGCGAGGGATGGAAGATTGAAGTTGCAAAGCGGACAAAAGAGGTGGCCCTTAAAAAGGGCGTCAGCGCATTCGATCATGCCACCACCGGACGGTGGGTTAAATTGTTCCAGGAACTGCTTGCGACCAGGGGTTAG
- a CDS encoding efflux RND transporter periplasmic adaptor subunit has protein sequence MPPDPSAPRVSTRSLRVFGVAAIAVVIVIVVAGLGMRAFDNRQLRNWTDERAIPVVAVLKPGIAGNAASLDLPGRLQAYSRALLYARVTGYLKSWKADIGTRVKAGQLIAEIDTPDLDQELLQAKADLASSQATAQLAKTTAERWQLLLNSGYVSPQAASEKTGDFSTKQALVNAAQANVDRLQALKAFTRIVAPFDGLVTARFTDIGALVNGGSGTGQELFEVSKTNTLRVYVNVPQTYVPSIPPGTKAVISVPEHPDKTYAATVAESSQAVNTVSGTTLVQIHVDNSNAELMPGAFANVNLELPASKAVLSVPASALMFDKAGLRVATVTADDIVMLKPVTIARDLGKVIELGSGLAPEDLVIESPPDGIASGDRVRIAHTTNASDGRDGSLGSSKRLSTY, from the coding sequence ATGCCGCCTGATCCCTCCGCACCTCGGGTCTCGACACGCTCACTGCGCGTTTTTGGTGTCGCCGCAATAGCCGTCGTTATTGTCATTGTTGTCGCAGGCCTCGGTATGCGAGCTTTCGATAACAGACAGCTACGCAACTGGACCGACGAGCGGGCTATCCCGGTTGTTGCCGTTCTTAAACCCGGCATTGCCGGCAACGCCGCATCACTTGATTTGCCCGGTCGCCTGCAAGCCTATTCACGTGCGCTGCTATATGCCCGCGTCACTGGCTACCTGAAAAGCTGGAAAGCGGACATCGGCACTCGCGTGAAAGCCGGCCAGTTGATCGCGGAAATCGATACGCCGGATCTCGATCAGGAGCTGCTGCAGGCGAAGGCCGATCTCGCCAGCTCGCAGGCCACTGCACAGCTTGCCAAGACCACAGCCGAACGCTGGCAGCTGCTGCTGAACTCAGGCTATGTTTCGCCACAGGCGGCCTCAGAGAAAACAGGTGATTTCAGCACCAAGCAGGCATTGGTAAATGCCGCACAGGCGAATGTGGACCGCTTGCAGGCATTGAAAGCTTTTACCCGTATCGTTGCACCCTTTGATGGTCTGGTCACTGCACGATTCACGGACATCGGTGCACTCGTAAATGGCGGCAGCGGGACGGGCCAGGAGCTTTTCGAAGTGTCGAAGACGAATACATTGCGCGTCTATGTCAATGTGCCACAGACCTACGTGCCAAGCATTCCACCGGGTACCAAGGCAGTCATCAGCGTCCCGGAACATCCGGATAAGACTTATGCTGCAACTGTAGCCGAGTCGTCACAGGCGGTTAATACGGTATCGGGGACGACCCTGGTGCAAATTCACGTTGATAATTCCAATGCCGAACTGATGCCGGGGGCATTTGCAAATGTGAATTTGGAACTGCCCGCCAGCAAGGCTGTACTTAGCGTTCCCGCAAGCGCGCTGATGTTCGACAAGGCAGGATTGCGCGTGGCAACGGTTACTGCTGATGACATAGTTATGTTGAAACCGGTGACGATTGCGCGTGATCTCGGCAAGGTCATTGAACTTGGTTCAGGCCTCGCTCCCGAGGATCTTGTAATCGAAAGCCCGCCCGACGGCATCGCTAGTGGAGACAGGGTGCGTATCGCCCATACCACGAACGCGTCCGACGGCCGCGATGGCAGCCTTGGCAGTAGTAAGAGGCTCTCTACCTATTGA
- a CDS encoding efflux RND transporter permease subunit produces the protein MIEIVRVALRRPYTFVVLALLLLIIGPLAALRTPTDIFPDIRIPVVAVVWQYTGLPPDDMAGRITTLFQRSLTTTVNDIEHIEANSYAGTGIIKVFFQPGVDIAVANAQVTAISQTVVRQMPLGTTPPLILNYNASTVPILQLALSGKGMSEQALADLALNTVRIRLVTVQGAAIPFPYGGKTRQIQIDLDPPALQARGLTAQDVGNALAAQNLITPIGTQKIDAFEYTVQLNNAASVIEDLGNLPVKFVDGATIYIRDVAQVRDGSAPQTNIVHVDGTRSVVMTVLKNGVTSTLAIVAGIRAKLAEIKPALPANLQVVPINDQSLFVRAAIKGVALEGAIAAVLTSIMILLFLGSWRSTLIVAVSIPLSILGAIICLAALGETLNIMTLGGLALAVGILVDDATVTIESINLHLEEGKDVETAIMDGATQIATPAFVSLLCICIVFVPMFFLEGVARFLFVPMAVAVMFAIAWSFILSRTLVPTMSKYLLKPHIPGADNQPPRNSLTRFQRSFEARFERIRAGYRAYLQLALAHRRPFISGFLAFVLGSFLLLPFLGRNFFPAVDSGQILMHARTQVGTRVEETANQFAEIQKAVRKIIPPHDIDVMIDNIGLPPSSINLTYNNSGVMGTQDGDIQIALKQGHQPTEGYVRKLREELPRQFPGVTFSFPPADIVSQILNFGSPAPIELQIRGNTLDANFDYANFLLPKLRAISGIADVRIQQSRRRPIFDVDVDRTRAQQVGVTMRDVTNSLVANLAGSSQVAPTFWLNPQNGVQYPIVIQTPQYRLDTLAALADLPVGGSNGNSQVLGGLANFTRSSGNALVSQYDIQPMVQIYATTQGRDLGAVATELRRILADSASEVPKGSTVLLLGQVRTMENAFSGLLFGLLGAIVLIYFLIVVNFQSWSDPFVIITALPAALAGIVWMLFVTHTPISVPALTGAIMCMGVATANSVLMISFARERLDAIGDATAAALEAGFVRSRPVLMTALAMIIGMVPMALGMGEGGEQNAPLGRAVIGGLMFATVATLIFVPVVFSIVHGRHGKAPAPGSISGESHAA, from the coding sequence ATGATTGAGATTGTTCGCGTTGCCTTGCGGCGCCCATACACGTTCGTTGTACTGGCGCTTCTTCTCCTGATCATCGGTCCGCTTGCAGCACTTCGGACGCCCACCGATATTTTTCCCGATATTCGTATTCCCGTGGTCGCCGTGGTGTGGCAGTACACGGGCTTGCCGCCTGATGACATGGCAGGACGTATTACGACACTATTTCAGCGCTCGTTGACGACGACAGTAAACGACATCGAGCATATTGAAGCAAATTCGTACGCCGGCACCGGTATCATCAAGGTCTTCTTTCAGCCGGGCGTGGACATAGCGGTTGCTAACGCGCAAGTTACCGCGATTTCGCAGACCGTTGTAAGGCAAATGCCCCTGGGTACGACGCCCCCGCTGATTCTCAACTATAACGCTTCGACGGTGCCGATTCTTCAGCTCGCACTATCCGGGAAGGGCATGTCCGAGCAAGCCCTGGCTGATCTCGCCCTCAACACGGTTCGCATCCGCCTTGTTACCGTTCAGGGCGCGGCGATCCCATTTCCCTATGGCGGTAAGACTCGGCAAATTCAGATCGACCTTGATCCGCCCGCACTGCAGGCGCGCGGATTGACAGCCCAGGATGTCGGCAATGCCCTTGCGGCACAGAACCTGATCACGCCGATTGGCACGCAGAAGATAGACGCGTTCGAATATACGGTGCAACTGAACAATGCTGCATCCGTAATCGAGGATCTCGGAAACCTGCCCGTCAAGTTTGTCGACGGCGCAACCATTTACATCCGCGACGTGGCCCAGGTGCGTGATGGCAGTGCGCCCCAGACCAACATAGTCCACGTTGACGGTACGCGCTCCGTAGTGATGACGGTACTGAAGAATGGCGTGACTTCAACGCTTGCCATCGTCGCTGGTATCCGGGCGAAGCTGGCCGAGATCAAACCGGCTTTACCAGCCAATCTCCAGGTTGTACCCATCAATGACCAGTCCTTGTTCGTGCGGGCAGCAATCAAGGGCGTCGCATTGGAAGGCGCCATCGCCGCGGTACTGACCAGTATCATGATATTGCTGTTTCTGGGTAGCTGGCGCTCAACCTTGATTGTCGCGGTGTCGATTCCGCTGTCGATCCTCGGTGCGATCATTTGCCTGGCCGCACTCGGCGAAACCCTCAATATTATGACTCTTGGGGGGCTTGCGTTAGCCGTTGGCATTCTTGTCGATGATGCTACCGTAACCATAGAGAGCATCAACCTGCACCTGGAGGAGGGCAAGGACGTTGAGACCGCCATCATGGATGGCGCAACGCAAATTGCCACTCCCGCGTTCGTTTCGCTGCTGTGCATTTGCATCGTTTTCGTGCCAATGTTTTTCCTGGAGGGCGTTGCGCGCTTTCTGTTCGTGCCGATGGCCGTGGCGGTCATGTTTGCAATCGCGTGGTCGTTCATCCTTTCGCGCACGCTTGTGCCGACCATGTCCAAGTATCTGCTGAAACCGCATATACCGGGGGCCGATAATCAGCCTCCGCGCAATTCCCTGACGCGTTTCCAGCGTAGCTTCGAAGCGCGCTTCGAACGCATCCGTGCAGGCTATCGCGCGTATCTGCAACTGGCACTTGCGCATCGTCGGCCGTTCATAAGCGGATTTCTTGCATTCGTGCTGGGGTCTTTTCTTCTTCTGCCATTTCTTGGCCGAAATTTCTTTCCAGCTGTCGATAGTGGCCAGATCTTGATGCACGCGCGTACTCAGGTCGGTACGCGGGTTGAAGAAACCGCGAACCAGTTCGCCGAGATCCAGAAAGCAGTTCGTAAGATCATTCCGCCACACGACATCGACGTAATGATCGATAACATCGGCCTTCCTCCCAGCAGCATTAATCTGACCTACAACAACTCGGGGGTGATGGGTACGCAGGATGGCGACATTCAGATCGCGCTGAAGCAAGGTCACCAGCCCACCGAAGGCTATGTGCGCAAGCTTCGGGAGGAGTTGCCGCGTCAATTTCCGGGCGTAACGTTTTCATTTCCGCCAGCCGATATCGTCAGCCAGATTCTGAATTTTGGTTCGCCGGCGCCGATCGAACTACAGATCCGAGGCAACACCCTGGATGCAAATTTCGATTACGCCAACTTTTTGCTGCCCAAGCTACGCGCGATTTCCGGCATTGCGGATGTTCGTATTCAGCAGTCGCGCAGGAGGCCCATTTTTGACGTGGATGTCGATCGCACGCGTGCGCAACAGGTTGGCGTTACCATGCGCGATGTCACCAACAGTTTGGTCGCCAACCTCGCTGGCAGCAGCCAGGTTGCGCCCACTTTCTGGCTGAATCCGCAGAATGGCGTGCAGTATCCCATCGTGATACAGACGCCCCAATATCGCCTCGATACGCTTGCTGCACTCGCTGACCTGCCGGTGGGCGGCAGCAACGGCAATTCGCAAGTACTCGGGGGTCTTGCCAATTTTACGCGTAGCAGCGGCAATGCGTTAGTCAGCCAATATGATATTCAGCCGATGGTGCAGATTTACGCAACAACGCAGGGACGAGATCTTGGCGCGGTGGCAACGGAGCTTCGCCGCATCCTGGCCGATAGCGCAAGCGAGGTGCCGAAAGGGTCAACGGTTCTGTTGCTGGGCCAGGTACGAACGATGGAGAATGCATTTTCCGGCTTGCTGTTCGGCTTGCTTGGCGCCATTGTGCTTATCTATTTTCTGATTGTCGTCAACTTCCAATCCTGGAGCGATCCGTTCGTCATCATAACCGCACTTCCGGCAGCACTTGCCGGGATCGTATGGATGCTGTTCGTCACGCACACGCCAATCTCGGTGCCGGCGCTTACCGGGGCGATCATGTGCATGGGTGTGGCGACCGCAAATAGCGTCCTTATGATCAGCTTTGCGCGCGAGCGTCTCGATGCAATAGGAGACGCTACCGCAGCTGCCCTGGAAGCCGGATTCGTACGTTCCCGACCGGTTCTGATGACAGCATTGGCGATGATCATCGGCATGGTGCCTATGGCACTGGGCATGGGTGAAGGCGGCGAACAGAACGCGCCGCTCGGCCGCGCGGTGATCGGCGGCCTTATGTTTGCCACCGTTGCAACATTAATCTTCGTTCCCGTTGTTTTCAGCATCGTGCATGGAAGGCATGGCAAGGCGCCTGCACCGGGCTCCATTTCTGGAGAATCGCATGCCGCCTGA